In Luteimonas galliterrae, the sequence AGCCCGATGCCACGCTCGTCGAGTATGGTCAGCGGACGGCCTGCGGCATCGTACGTTTCTTGACCGCCTTCTTTGGTCGTCAGGCGCCAGCCCGAGCCATGGGGCACGAGGCTCCTACCGCCGCCGTCGCGCCACGACCCGTCAGGTTCCTGAAGAAAGATGCTTGCGAAACCATTGTTTCGATTCGCGTAAATCTTGGTCAGGGGTTGGCCACTGGCCGAGCAGGCTGCCAAAGCGTCCAGGCGGCCATGGCACTGCGTGCCGCTGTAGTCGAAGCTGAGGGTGTATTCAAGGCTGGAAGCCCAACGCCTGCCGAAAATTCCGATGCGGTCGAGGGACTTGTCGTAAGTGCGCGCGACAGCGAGCGGCGTGGTCTTGGGCGGTACGTAAAAATCCACTTCGGGCAGGATCTTGTTTCCCGATGCGATCACCACGGGCATGTCCGTAGTCTCGCAGGGCGGCGTGACGACCTGCGTTACGACATCGTTGCTTTTGGTGGAATCGGTGCCAGGGCCATTTCCTCCGGAGCTTCCCGGCCGCCCTTCACCTATCCTCGATTCCCTGCCCGAATGGGATAGGAATTCGTAGTCGCCGGAGTCCATTACCTGGTGGCATTTGCCGGCTATGACTTCGCAATGGCCCAGATTGCATTGTCCGACTCTTACTGGATCTTCGCATACCGTCCGTAGCGAATAGGCCGGTAGCGGCAAAAGCAGCATCAATGTCGCCAAGACGAGGCCAGCCGCGTATTGCGGGGTCCTCAGGACTCCGAATCCCTGCATCATTGCATCCCCCTGTGAAAGCAATATGTGCTTGCACTCACCCGCAAGCCTTAATTTCGCAGTATCCCTCGACCGTGCCACCGGTTTGGACTAGGCATACGAAGATCGCCCGCGAACCAATCCGTCCCTACAAATCGATACCCCATCGAATTTGTGCGGCATGTCACCATTTGTGTGATCGGCGCGCGCTGCCTTGTCGCTTGCAGGGATATTACTTTGCCGACTCTATTGCAAGGGGTGCGGAAGGGTCAGAGAAATCTGTATTCCGTGTCAGATTTTTCTGACCCCCGATGAAGGCCCGTCTCCGGCCCCCAACGGTATTCCGGCATTCGGCTCATCGTGCGTGTCGAACCTCGCATCCAACGGTACGGTGCCGACCGCCGCGGCAGCGCGTGTAGCCCGTCAGGTGGTGTCCGCTAACCAAAGTAGGTGCATAACCAGGGACGATGCCGGGTTACGCTGCTTCGCCCCGATTCCGACAATTCGATCCCTTGCGCATCGCAAGCCGTTGCGCGTGCGCCGGACGTCGGCGGCGGAATTCTCAGCGGGGGGGCTGGATGAAGATTTCTCATCGTTTATCGGGCGGCAGTGCGTCGGCGGTCTTGTTGCTGGCGCTGGCCGCATTGCTTGGCGCTTGCGATGCCAAGCTTGGTGCTTCGGGCGGGCCTTCCGGATCACGTCCCGAGGCCGCCAGCCCGGTGGCGAAGGCGGTGCGGCCTGCAGCCGTCGGTACGACGGCTGCGACCGCAGCCATCGCCAACCCGATCCTGTTCGTCACCCAGGTGCCGATGCCCGCCGACAAGTTTCCCGGGCGCATGAACACGTTCGCCAACCACTTGGCGGACCTGGATTCGGTGCCGCGCGGCGGCGACCTGATGATCCGCTATCCCGACGGCGCGGTTCGCAACCTCACCCAGGAAGCCGGCTTCGGCGAGATCGGCCCGCAACGCACCAAGGCCATCGCCGTGCGCGAACCCGCGGTGCATTGGAACGGGCAGAAGGCGATTTTCAGCATGCTGATCGGCGCGGCGCCCAAGCAGTTCGAGCGGCCCAAGAGCCACTGGCAGCTGTACGAAATCACCGGTTTGGCGAAAGGCCAGGCCGCGGTCATCACCAAAGTCGCGAAGCAGCCGGGCTACCCTTACAACAACGTGTCGCCGTTCTATGCCAGCGACGGCGATATCCTCTTCACGTCCGATCGCCCGCGCGACGGCCAGGCGCATCTGTATCCGCAGCTCGACGAATACGAAAGCACGCCCACGATCACCGGCATCTTCCGTCTGGATGCGGCCACAGGCACGGTATCCATCCTCAACCACACCGTGAGCGGCGCGTTTTCGCCGACGGTGGACAGCTTCGGCCGCCTGATCTTCACGCGCTGGGATCACCTGCAGCGCGACCAGCAGGCGGAAGGGCAAGGCAACCCGCTGGGCGCGTACGACCTGGCCAGCGAAGCCGCCGGATCGCACCGGTTGCCGGAGCTCGGAGAAACATTCCCGGAGCGCCGCGACGCCAACGTATCCGGCCCTTACGGGCAGGTGTCTTCCCACACCTACAACCTGTTCGCGCCGTGGCAGATGAACCAGGACGGCACCGACGAACTGACGCTCAACCACATCGGCCGGCACGAGCTCTTCTACGATGCGCCCGGCATCCTGCCCGAATCCTTCCTCAACGATCCCAAGCTCCAGGCCGGTTCCAACAACAGCTTCTTCGCCAATCGCACGCTGATCCGCCAGGACAACGGCATCTTCCATCTGCGCGAGGATCCGCTGCAGCCGGGCATCTATTACGGCATCTACACCGACGAATTCGGCCGGCTGACCACGGACCCGATCATCCGCATGACCGGCGCGCCCACGCTCGATGCGGAGCAGATGACGATCACCGTCGCGTCGGCGGGCTCCGGCCGTTTCCGCAATCCGCTGCCGATGTCGAACGGGCCGATGGTGGCCAGCGTCCATTCGGCCTCGCAGAGCGGCGTACAGCTGCGCCTGCAGCACCTGGGCACCGATAGCAGCGGCAAGTTCGTCGCCGGCGCCATGCTCACCGGCGCAGGCATCCACAAGACCTTGTCGTGGTTCACGCCGGATGCGGAAGACAGCTACAGCGGATTGTTGTGGGAAATCGAGCCGGTCGAGGTCGTGGCGCGTACGCCGCCGCAAGCGACCACGCTCGCCATCGATCCGATCGAGAAATCCGTGCTGACCGAGCTGCAAGTGAACGAAGCCGAGCTGCGCGCGTGGCTGAAGGCGAAAAAGCTCGCGCTGATCGTCACCCGCAACCAGACCAGCCGCGACCGCAACGACCGTGCGCAGCCCTTCAACCTGCAGGTACCTGGCGGCGTCAAGACCACGGCCACCGGCGATGCCGGCACCGGCGCCCTCTACAACATCGCGCACTACCAGATCCTGCAGGCGAACCAGGTGCGCGGCTACGACAACTACTCCGGCTCCGACGGCGGCCTGCGCCCGATCGCGCAGCCGATGAAGGTGCCGAACAATCCGGCCGACCCCGGCGGGCCCGCAGGCAGCGTGCGCATCGCGAACGACGGATCGACGGCAGCTTTCGTACCGGCGAACCGCGCGCTGACCTGGCAGACGACCGACGGCGCAGGCGTGCCGATCGTGCGCGAGCGCGTCTGGGTCACGATGCAAGCGGGCGAGATCCGCACCTGCGCCGGATGCCACGGTGAGAACAGCCTCAATCAGGCGGGCAAGCCCGCGGCGACCCAGAAGCCGCAGGCCTTGCGGGATCTGCTCCTGCATTGGCTGCAGACCAAGGATGCGATCTTCGAGCAGAACGGTGCGCAGCCGCGATTGCCGCCGAAAGCGTCGGCTGCGGCCGTCGCGCCGGTGGTGGCTTACCGGTCGAAGCCCGAGCGCACTCGGAAATAGGGCGCGGCGACAGGCGATAGCGTTGCGCACGATCTCTCGCGACGCCGGATTCACGTGCGGCAGGCTAGATTTCCAGCCTGCCAAGGCATGGGAAACGACATGAACGACACCAAGCCGAACCCGAACGGCAACAAACGCCCCGCCGACCAGGAGCGCGACGAGAAGCGCGACCAGCGCACCCAAGAAGAGCGCAACAAACAGGCGGAAGACAACCAGAAGCGCGGTTGAACGCGCCTATCTGCCGGCGCCGACGGACGCCTGCAGCGCCGCCGCCAGCGCGGCATCGCCGTTGACCAAGTCGAGCCATTTCAGTTCGATGCCCTTGCGCCGGCCTTTTTCGACCAGCTTGAGTCCGTCCGGGTCGATCGTGAGCGTGTAAGGCATATCGCCGATATCAACTTCCCGGCGCAGCGCTTTGTCGAGTTTGGTCATGGCCTGCACACCGTGTTTACGTCGCCGCCAGCATAAAAGTCCGGTGTTGTGGGCCGCGTCAAGGCCCGTTCGACGCGATCTCCGACCGCTGCAGGGCAGGCTCCGAACGGCATGGCGCGCAAAACCATCAAGCTGGCCACCTACAACGTGAACGGCATCAGGTCGCGCTTGCCGCATCTGTTGGCCTGGTTGGAGAAGGAAGCGCCGGACATCGCCTGCCTGCAGGAGCTCAAGGCGATCGACCAGAGTTTCCCGGCCGACGATCTGCGCAAAGCCGGGTACGGCGCATTGTGGAAAGGCCAGCGTTCGTGGAACGGCGTCGCCATCCTCGCCAAGGGCGCCGAGCCGGTGGAAAGCCGGCGCGTGTTGCCGGGCGACAAGGCGGACGACCAGAGCCGTTACCTGGAGGCCGCCGCGCACGGCATCATCGTCGGTTGCCTCTATCTGCCCAACGGCAATCCGCAGCCCGGCCCGAAGTTCGACTACAAGCTGAAGTGGTTCGACCGCCTGATCCGGCATGCGCGGTCATTGTTCGACAGCGGCCACCCGGTGGCCCTGGCCGGCGATTTCAATGTCGTGCCGACCGACTTCGACATCTACAACCCGCGTTCGTGGCTGAAGGACGCGTTGTTGCAGCCGGAAAGCCGGGAGCGCTACCGGACGCTGCTCGAGCAGGGCTGGGTCGATTCGCTGCGCGAACTCCATCCCGACCGGCGCATCTACACGTTCTGGGATTATTTCCGCCAGCATTGGCAGCGCGATGCTGGGTTGCGCATCGACCACATCCTGCTCAACGCGCAACTGGCGCCGAGGCTGCGCGGCGCCGGCGTCGACCGCTGGGTGCGCGGGCTTGCGAAAGCCAGCGACCACGCGCCGGCTTGGGTAATGCTGGGGGCGGCCGCTTCGCGACGCGCCAAGAAGCGATGACGTTCGACGATCAGGACGACGCCAACCCCAGGACCTTGAGTCGGGGCGCCTGTTTTCTCTACGTCGCGCCGTGCGTGTACGACGACATCCTCAAGGTCGGGTTCGCGCGCGACCCCTTGTTGCGCCTGCACCAGCTCCATCGCAGGTTCTACGAATTCTTCGACCTGGATGCCGCGTTCCTCATCCAGACCGATACCGTTCGCGAGGCGCGTGCATTGGAAACGGCGATGCATCGCGTGCTCGCCATCCACAATGCGCCGGCGCCGCTGACGATCCGCGAGCCGGCGGGCGGCGCCACGGAATGGTATCGAGGCGCCTATGGCATTCTCCGCGGGCGTGCGCATGCGCTGGCGGACGAGGGATACGTGCATCACCCCTCGCTGAGGCCCTGGCTGCGCGAGCGCTTGTTGCGGCAGAGCACAGAACTTTATTCCTGGGCCGAGACGGCCTATGCGGCGCTGTCGCTTGCGGATGCGGATATGCCGGCGCATGAGGCATCGCTGCGCCAGGCCATGCGCGACACGCTGGACGCCTATGCGGCCTTCGACATCGATCTGGCGCCGGTGCTGCCCGAAGACGTGCTGCGATGGTATCGGGCCGGCCGTTGAGCGCAGGCGCGCATTCGGCCCGTCGCCGACATAAAATCCCACCACAGCCGGGCCGTGCGGCAGTTCTGTCCCGAGCCATGCCCTATATTGGAGCCGTATGCGCGACCCCGCCGAAGCCCGTATCGCCATCGTCGGACTCGGCTATGTCGGCCTGCCGCTGGCGATCGAATTCGGCAGGCAGCGCGACGTGGTCGGCTTCGACATCGACGCGCAACGGGTCGCCGAGCTGCGCGCCGGCCACGACCGCACGCTGGAAGCCGACAGCGTCGACCTGCATGCGGCTTCGCGGGTGCGCTACTCGGACAGCGTGGAACACCTGCGCGCCTGCGACGTCTACATCGTCACCGTGCCCACGCCGATCGACGCGCAGCAGCGCCCCGACCTGGGCCCGCTGCAGGGTGCCAGCCGGATGCTGGCCGGCGTGCTCAAACGCGGCGACGTGGTGATCTACGAATCCACCGTCTATCCCGGCACCACCGAAGAAGTCTGCGTGCCGCTGCTGGAGCAAGGATCGGGCCTGGCGTTCAATGCCGATTTCTTCTGCGGCTACAGCCCGGAGCGGATCAATCCAGGCGACCGCAAGCGGCCGTTGCCGTCGATCGTCAAGGTTACGTCCGGATCGACGCCGGAGATCGCGGGTTTCGTCGACGCGCTGTACGCCGGCATCATCGCCGCCGGCACCCATCGCGCGCCGTCGATCCGCGTCGCCGAAGCGGCCAAGGTGATCGAGAACGTGCAGCGCGACGTCAACATCGCGCTGGTCAACGAACTGTCGCTGATATTCGACCGCCTCGGCATCGATACGCTGGACGTGCTCGAAGCGGCCGGCACCAAATGGAATTTCCTGCCGTTCCGCCCTGGCCTGGTCGGCGGGCACTGCATCGGTGTGGATCCCTATTATTTGATGCACAAATCCGAGGCGGCCGGTTATCACCCCGACCTGATCGAAACCGCGCGCGCAGTCAACAACAAGGTCGAGCGGCACGTGGCCGATCGCATCCTGGGCCTGCTCGCCGAGCGCAAGGTCGATCCGCGGCAGGCGAGAGCGTTGATCCTCGGCGTCACTTTCAAGGAAAACACACCGGACCTGCGCAACAGCCGGGTGGCCAACGTGATCCGGGCGCTGCGCGAAGCCGGCGTGTCGATCGACGTCTGGGATCCGTGGGCCGATGCCGACGAGGCCGAACGCGAGGCGGGCGTGCGCCCGGTCGAAGAACCCGAGCGCGGCCGCTACGACGCGGTGGTGCTCGCCGTGGCGCACCGGCAGTTCGCACAAATGACGGCAGCCGAGATCCGCGCACTGGGAAAACCGGGTGCGGCCGTTTACGACGTGAAATCGGTCTGGCCGCGCGACGCGGTGGACGATAGGCTGTAGCCGCCATGCGCTACGCCGCCTATATCGCCAGCCTGCTGCTGTTCGCCCTTTCGCTGGCGCTGGCGATCGCCTATCGCGACTGGCTGTGGGGAGTGGCCGTCTTCGGCCTGCTGTCCGCTCTGGGCACCTGGGACCTGCTGCAGAAGCGCAGCACGTTGCGGCGCAACTATCCGATCCTGGCGCATTTCCGCTACGGGCTGGAGTCGATCGGCCCGGAAATCCGCCAGTACTTCATCGAAAGCGACTTGCAGGAATCGCCGTTCTCGCGCGAGCAGCGGGCGCTGGTGTACCAGCGCGCCAAGCAGGCGCTGGACGTGGTGCCGTTCGGCACCGAGCGCGACGTCTACAGCGTCGACTACGAATGGATCAACCATTCGATGGTGCCGACCAGGATCGCCTCGCACGATTTCCGCGTCCGCATCGGCGAGCGCTGCGCGCAGCCCTACGACGCCAGCGTGTTCAATATTTCGGCGATGAGCTTCGGCTCTTTGTCGGCCAATGCGATCCGCGCCTTGAACGGCGGTGCCAAGCGCGGCGGTTTCTACCACGACACGGGCGAGGGTTCGGTTTCGCCTTATCACCGCGAAAACGGCGGCGATCTGGTCTGGGAGATCGGTTCCGGCTATTTCGGCTGCCGCGACGAAGCGGGGCGCTTCGACGAAGCGCGCTTCGCCAAAAATGCGTGCGATCCGCAAGTGAAGATGATCGAGATCAAGCTGTCGCAAGGCGCCAAGCCCGGCCACGGCGGCGTGCTTCCCGCGGCCAAGGTCAGTGCGGAGATCGCCGCGACGCGCGGCGTTCCGGAAGGCGTGGAGTGCGTATCGCCGGCGCAACACAGCGCCTTCTCGACGCCGCTCGGACTGCTAGAATTCGTCGCGCGCCTGCGCGAACTGTCGGGCGGCAAGCCGACCGGCTTCAAGCTGGCCATCGGCCATCCCTGGGAGTGGTTCGGCATCGCCAAGGCGATGGCCGAAACCGGCCTGCTGCCGGATTTCATCGTCGTCGACGGCGCCGAGGGCGGCACCGGTGCGGCGCCCGCGGAATTCATCGAGCACGTCGGCGTGCCGATGCGCGAGGCGCTGGTACTGGTGCACAACACGCTGGTCGGGCTGGAACTGCGCGACAAGATCAGGATCGGCGCGGCCGGCAAGATCACAGGCGCGTTCGAGATCGCGCGTATCCTGGCGCTGGGCGCGGACTGGTGCAACGCGGCCCGCGGTTTCATGTTCGCATTGGGCTGCATCCAGTCGCAGAGTTGCCACACCGACCGTTGCCCGACCGGCGTCGCTACGCAGGACCCCAAGCGCTGGAAACGGCTGGACGTGCCGGACAAGGCCACGCGCGTTTTCAACTACCACCAGAACACGCTCAAGGCCTTGCGCGATTTGCTGTGCGCCGCCGGCTTGGAGCATCCCTCGCAGCTCGGTCCGGAGCACATCCTG encodes:
- the xth gene encoding exodeoxyribonuclease III codes for the protein MARKTIKLATYNVNGIRSRLPHLLAWLEKEAPDIACLQELKAIDQSFPADDLRKAGYGALWKGQRSWNGVAILAKGAEPVESRRVLPGDKADDQSRYLEAAAHGIIVGCLYLPNGNPQPGPKFDYKLKWFDRLIRHARSLFDSGHPVALAGDFNVVPTDFDIYNPRSWLKDALLQPESRERYRTLLEQGWVDSLRELHPDRRIYTFWDYFRQHWQRDAGLRIDHILLNAQLAPRLRGAGVDRWVRGLAKASDHAPAWVMLGAAASRRAKKR
- a CDS encoding GIY-YIG nuclease family protein; its protein translation is MTFDDQDDANPRTLSRGACFLYVAPCVYDDILKVGFARDPLLRLHQLHRRFYEFFDLDAAFLIQTDTVREARALETAMHRVLAIHNAPAPLTIREPAGGATEWYRGAYGILRGRAHALADEGYVHHPSLRPWLRERLLRQSTELYSWAETAYAALSLADADMPAHEASLRQAMRDTLDAYAAFDIDLAPVLPEDVLRWYRAGR
- a CDS encoding nucleotide sugar dehydrogenase, with translation MRDPAEARIAIVGLGYVGLPLAIEFGRQRDVVGFDIDAQRVAELRAGHDRTLEADSVDLHAASRVRYSDSVEHLRACDVYIVTVPTPIDAQQRPDLGPLQGASRMLAGVLKRGDVVIYESTVYPGTTEEVCVPLLEQGSGLAFNADFFCGYSPERINPGDRKRPLPSIVKVTSGSTPEIAGFVDALYAGIIAAGTHRAPSIRVAEAAKVIENVQRDVNIALVNELSLIFDRLGIDTLDVLEAAGTKWNFLPFRPGLVGGHCIGVDPYYLMHKSEAAGYHPDLIETARAVNNKVERHVADRILGLLAERKVDPRQARALILGVTFKENTPDLRNSRVANVIRALREAGVSIDVWDPWADADEAEREAGVRPVEEPERGRYDAVVLAVAHRQFAQMTAAEIRALGKPGAAVYDVKSVWPRDAVDDRL
- a CDS encoding FMN-binding glutamate synthase family protein, which produces MRYAAYIASLLLFALSLALAIAYRDWLWGVAVFGLLSALGTWDLLQKRSTLRRNYPILAHFRYGLESIGPEIRQYFIESDLQESPFSREQRALVYQRAKQALDVVPFGTERDVYSVDYEWINHSMVPTRIASHDFRVRIGERCAQPYDASVFNISAMSFGSLSANAIRALNGGAKRGGFYHDTGEGSVSPYHRENGGDLVWEIGSGYFGCRDEAGRFDEARFAKNACDPQVKMIEIKLSQGAKPGHGGVLPAAKVSAEIAATRGVPEGVECVSPAQHSAFSTPLGLLEFVARLRELSGGKPTGFKLAIGHPWEWFGIAKAMAETGLLPDFIVVDGAEGGTGAAPAEFIEHVGVPMREALVLVHNTLVGLELRDKIRIGAAGKITGAFEIARILALGADWCNAARGFMFALGCIQSQSCHTDRCPTGVATQDPKRWKRLDVPDKATRVFNYHQNTLKALRDLLCAAGLEHPSQLGPEHILRRVSAVEIQSLGTLYNFLRPGELISGIPDHAVFRHFWAVARSDSFAAPERVSALRIGKSA